The Conger conger chromosome 15, fConCon1.1, whole genome shotgun sequence genome contains a region encoding:
- the LOC133111728 gene encoding lysoplasmalogenase TMEM86A-like, whose amino-acid sequence MVSPVTVVKSEGPKLVPFFKATCVYFVLWLPTSAPSWFSALIKCLPIFCLWVFLLAHGIGFLGTHSSARKILAGLIFSALGDAFLIWQEQGYFSHGLLMFAITHILYSSAFGMQPLNLQAGLVIGGVSGVSYALLYPYLSGPFTYLVGVYIGLIGFMGWRAIAGVRLKNDLWTWTQLSACLGAVLFMVSDLTIAVNKFCFPVPHSRLIIMATYYAAQMLIALSAVECQDAEAARKRG is encoded by the exons ATGGTTtcgcctgtcacagtg GTGAAGAGTGAGGGGCCGAAGTTGGTGCCCTTCTTCAAGGCCACCTGTGTGTATTTCGTGCTGTGGCTGCCCACCTCTGCCCCGTCCTGGTTCAGCGCCCTCATTAAGTGCCTGCCCATCTTCTGCCTGTGGGTCTTCCTGCTGGCCCATGGCATCGGCTTCCTGGGTACCCACTCCAGCGCCCGGAAAATCCTGGCCGGCCTGATCTTCTCCGCACTCGGAGACGCCTTCCTGATCTGGCAGGAGCAAGGGTACTTCAGCCACg GGCTGCTGATGTTCGCCATCACCCACATCCTGTACTCCTCGGCCTTCGGCATGCAGCCCCTGAACCTGCAGGCGGGGCTGGTGATCGGGGGGGTGTCGGGGGTCAGCTACGCCCTGCTCTACCCCTACCTGTCCGGGCCCTTCACCTACCTGGTGGGCGTGTACATCGGCCTGATCGGCTTCATGGGCTGGCGGGCCATCGCCGGCGTGCGTCTGAAGAACGACCTGTGGACATGGACCCAGCTGTCGGCCTGCCTGGGCGCCGTGCTCTTCATGGTGTCCGACCTCACCATCGCCGTCAACAAGTTCTGCTTCCCCGTGCCCCACTCCCGCCTCATCATCATGGCCACCTACTACGCCGCCCAGATGCTCATCGCCCTGTCCGCTGTCGAGTGCCAGGACGCCGAGGCGGCCCGAAAGAGGGGGTGA